One Synechocystis sp. LKSZ1 genomic window, GTAGGCGATCACGGGGTCGAGGCCATTCTGAATGGCTTGCTGGCCCACTTCATGGTCAATGGTTAACTGTTCCAGGCCACTTTTACGGGTCACGCGATAGATACGGCTATCCCCAACATGGGCAATAGCAACGGTATTGTCTTGGATCAGGGCCATGACCATGGTCGTTCCCATCCGACCACTGCCAGAGCTGGCATTAGCCTGATTAATGGTGTAGATGGCCTGATTAGCTAGGGCAATGGCCTCACTAATTTGAGTTGTACTGGGAAATTGGTCTTGCCAATGGTGGCGGAAGAATTCCTGGAGGGTTTTTACCGCCAACTCACTGGCCACTTCTCCGGCCGCATGGCCCCCCATGCCATCACAAACAATATACACTCCCCTAGCCTTGACGGTCTTGCCATGGTTGTTGCGACACACGTCGAGCTGAGTACTGACCCCAAAATAGTCTTCATTATGGGCACGCTTCGTTCCCCGATCGGTATAGCCCGCTTCACTAAGACTCATGAGTTGCATCGGTAATACCGCCGTTGGCAGGTCATCCACCTCTTCGTCTAGGTTGAGATTGGTATCGGGAATAGTGCTAGGAGACTCATTGAAACTGCTTTCTTCTTCCTGGATAGCCTCGAAATCAGCAAAAATATCAGGAGGATTCGCTGACGTCGGCTCGTCATCCGGCTCGGGTTCTAGGTGGTTGACCAAGACCTCAATGGCCGCTAAGGCCCCGTCAACATTGTTATCCTCAGCTTCAATCAATTGCTCCAGAATGGCCAAAAAACTAGGGGGCAAAACCTGGGGCGGTTGAGTAAATTGTGTCTTCAATTGCTGGGCGAAATCTCCTAGGGTCGGGGGAGGAGTGGGATCGGCATAGAGGCGGATCAAGGCTAAATTTTGGTCTTCATCAATGCGGATATTCTCAGACGTCAATAGGCTTTGAGCAAAACCCAGCGGGGCCAAAGCCTTCCACAGGAGAAGACCTTGGTTAATCCAAAAAACCAGTTGCAGAATGGGTAACCCTTCGTGTTGGAGGCATTCCTCCAACAAGGGCCAACGGTGACGGTCTAGCAGGAGGACAAACTCAGAATTCCCTTCACTCCAAGCATCGTAGACCTCCGGCAACTTCGGCCCTAACTCCCGGAGCTTAAAGTAGGGAAGGGCCGAGACGGGAAGACCGAGATTTTGCCAGAGGGGATCGGCCAAAACCTCCTCTGTGGTCAAATTGGGAATGCGCTCTAGGAGGCTAGCGGCCTGGGAAAGCAAAATTTTCAAAATTGAAGGCTGGAGGGGCTGACAATCCACTACTTGGCTGACAAGCTGACGATTAGCTGGATCTAGGTCTAGACAAGGGATGGTGTCGCTATTTTCGGACATCCGAAAGATGCGGTAGCGCTGGCCAATATCAATATGGCCTTCGTACAGTTCTAAACAATCGGGAGTAAATTCCCTCTCAAGGTGGGTTGTGTGAAAGAGAATAGTCAAAATTTTCCCTGTAACGGCCCCACAGTTCCCGCAGAGAGCCTCGCTTAACAGCACATTATTGCCACAGTCAGGGCAAGGGTAATGTGTTAAGGATGTACCACACTTTTGACAGAAATGATTGCGATTGGGGTTTTCGGAGTGACACTGGGGACAAATGAGCATAGGTCAGGCCAGGGACAGGGAATAAGCAAAGTAGCAGACAGCAACCACTGCTGGTTAGTCCTATTCATTGTCGGCGATACTTTCCAAAATTCCCATTAATTATTATGAACTATTTTTTGAACCAGTTTATCGCTATATTCTGGAAGGGCCACGATGGTCGATGAGCCTAAATCCCGCTTGAGAAAACAGGGCTGATATCTAGCCTTTGGGTATTTATCCGTCTGGGCCAGCTTCCCGCAGAATAGTAAGGGAAGGGGAGGCCTCCTCCCGTGGCCGTACATACGAGGTGAATAACTCAACCGATGCTAACCGAAGCACAATTAAACCAAATCCCGTCGCCCTGCTACGTCATGGAAGCCGCCAAGCTAGCCCATAACCTGAGTATTTTCGAGCGTGTCCAGAACGAAGCCCCAGTAGAGGTCATGCTGGCCCTGAAGGGATTTGCTCTGTTCCATAGTTTTCCCTTGATGCGCTCTGTGTTGGCCGGTGCCTCCGCCAGCTCCCTCTGGGAGGCCCAACTCGCGGCGGAAGAATTCGGCAAGGAAGTTCATGTCTATGCCCCAGCCTATCGGGCCCAGGATTTACCGGCCATTGTTCCCCTGGCCACCCACATTACCTTTAATTCCCTTACCCAGTACGAACGCTTTGCGCCGCTCCTCGCCCAGGGCCAAGCCAAGGCCGGCCTACGGATTAACCCCGAGTATTCCCCCGTGCAAACCGCGCTCTACAATCCCTGTGTGCCGGGTTCTCGCTTGGGAGTCCGGGCCAAACAACTGGGCGAAAAACTGCCGCCGGGGATTACGGGTTTCCTCTCTCATAATCTTTGTGAAAGCGACTCTTTTGCCCTGGAAAAAACCCTCAGCCAGATTGAACAATTATTTGGCCCATGGTTGGAGCAGATCCATTGGCTGAATCTTGGGGGAGGACACTTAATGACCCGTCAGGACTACCAAGTAGATCATGCAATCCAGGTACTTCAGGCTTTTAACCAGCGCCATCCCCACCTCCGGCTCATTCTCGAACCCGGTTCGGCCATCGTTTGGGAAACGGGATTTTTAGTCAGCACCGTGGAAGACCTGATCCCGACCCCAGATTTTACCCACGTTATGCTCGATGTTTCCTTTACGGCCCACATGCCCGATTGCCTAGAGATGCCCTACCAGCCAAGGATTAGGGGCTCCCATCTTCCTCAGACGGGCGACCTTTGTTACCGTCTAGGAGGGTCTAGTTGTTTAGCCGGAGACTTCCTGGGAGACTACGCCTTTGCCCAGCCGCTCCAGATTGGAGACCGGCTTATTTTTGAAGATATGATGCACTATACCCTGGTGAAAACCACGATGTTTAATGGTGTTCCCCACCCTGCCATTGGCCTCTGGCAAATCGACAATACCTTTAAGCTCTGGCGAGAATTTACCTACCAAGATTACCGTAGCCGCATGGGCTAAGAAAATACAAAGAAATGTAACAAAATAGGCAAGCATCTTTCCCTTCTCTGGGGTGAATGTTATCTTAATAACAGGTACAAGGAAGGCGATCAAGAAAGCCAACCCAACCCCCGAGTCTAGAGCCTGTACCTGTTCTGCTCGACTCCCACAGTATTTTATTCCCTGCATCACCCAAACACGATGGTTGTGTTTTCACCCTCTTCCCTAGGGGAATTAGGTTGATGATGAACCAAGACCATACCAGATAATTGAGTTAGTTTGTGATGCTTTGATTTTGATTCAAAGTACTGTGCTACCAGTAAACCTTGTTATTCGTGTTTGCATTCCACCTTGTTGTTTTTTGGAGCTTAATTCATTTGCCTACTGATTAGCCCGCCTCCCTAGGCGGGTTCACTGTTTTAAGGCGTTTTAGCTAGTTCCAATTCAATCATTTTTGCCTTGAGTTTTTGGGGGTCTCCCTGGGCAATCACCCGCCCCTGTTCCAACAAGAAAGCTCCATCACAGTAATCCAGCTCTTCAAGGCGGTGGGTCACCCACAGGGCCGTGAGGCCGCGATGCTTAACCAAGCGTTGTACTTGGAGGACAAGTTCCTGCTGGGTATCGGCATCCAGGAGTGCGGTCGGTTCATCCAGCAATAAAACTTCACAATGGCGAGCAATGGCCCCCGCAATGGCAATGCGTTGTTTTTGTCCGCCACTCAGGGCGTAGATAGGGCGACGCTCTAGATCCAATAAATTGACGGCATTCAATGCCTCGGCCACTCGCCCCCGGACTTGTTGGGGGGATAAGTTTTCCGCCACTAAGCCAAAGGCCACATCGGCCCCCACCGTGGGCATGACCAACTGGTGGTCGGGGTTTTGAAAGACAAAACCCACGGGCTGCTGGAGAAAGACCCGGCCCGCCGTTGGCTTTAATAAACCAGCTAATAAACGGAGAAAGGTGGATTTCCCACTACCGTTGGTGCCAAGTAACATCCAAAATTGGCCCTGGGGCACCTCCAGGGAGCATCCGTTGAGAATGGGTTGTTCTGGCGTCCAGGCAAAGGAAAGGTCTTGGGCAGTAATGGCGGCGGGCAAGGGCGGGCTATCCAAACAGGGTCAGCAATTTTTTAATCATAGGGCGATCGGGTATGATTAGCTATTGACGAGTCTTTAACCCCGACCTGAGAGTGCTCCTGTGTTAGACGAACAAGCCAAAAAAACCCTGCTCCGTAAAATTCCCCATGGACTCTTTATATGTGGGGTTAAGGATGGTGATGAGTTCAATGGCTTTACCGCCAGTTGGGTGATGCAGGCCTCCTTTGAGCCGCCCCTGGTGGTTAATTGTGTCCGCAAAGACTCTGGCTCCAACGCCATGATCCAGAATAGTGGTGTCTTTACCCTCAGCTTTCTGGAAGAAGGCCAAAAAGACATTGCCGCCCAATTTTTTAAGCCGAAGCGTCGAGTCGGCAACAAGTTTGAAGATCTGGCGGCCGATGATGCCCCGGCAACCGGCTGTCCAGTTTTGCAAGATTGCCTCGGTTACGTGGAATGTCGCGTTGTCGGGCAAGTAGAGCACGGCGACCATACCGTATTTGTGGGAGAAGTGATTGGTGCGAAAGTCCACCGGGATGGCAATCCGTTGCTGTTAGAGAGTACCGGCTGGCAGTACGGCGGTTAATGCCGGCGTCCCTAGTCTTGCCTAAAAAGTTATCTCGTCTTTTGTTCTGATTGAAGCAATGCCCTTTCTTAAAATTCAAACGGCCCTGCCCCTAGAGGCCATCGCCTCCTCCGTAGAACCCCTACTAGCCGAACTCTCCCAAAAATTGGCCCAGCACCTCGGGAAGCCGGAGGCCTACGTCATGACCAGCTTTGAACCCAGCTTCAAAATGACCTTTGCCGGCAGTTTTGCCCCGACCTGTTACCTCGAAGTGAAGAGTGTCGGCACAATGTCACCGGCCCAAACCCAGGCCATGAGTCGGGATTTTTGCACCATTGTCCAACGTCATCTGGCTATTCCCCCAGACCGCACCTACATTGAATTTAATGATGCCAAAGGATCAATGTGGGGCTATAACGGGACAACCTTCTAAGCGCTTGCACTGCTAATTTACCGATGATTTTATATGACCGCCATGTCTTCTCCCCTGCCTGATGCCGCCTCTGATTTGGCCCAGTTAAGCGATCAACTCAACCAAGGTGCCGAAAAAAGTCAACGACAGGTGATTGCACAACTGGCGGCCCTGGGGGAAGTAGGATGGCCCCTTTTGCAGGACTTTTTAAAGACCAACTACTCAGACACCCCAAAGTTAGCTATGGCCGAGGCCTATCAGGCCCTGCGTCTAGTTGAGCAAGAAGCCGTACAAGAATTCCTGAATACCCAGTTTCCCCTAGGCATTTTTCCCCTCAAGTCCGCCCGCAACATTGATTATCGTCCCTTGCAGATGGCCCTGGCCCAGCAGGAATTTGAATTGGCCGATAACCTGACCCGTGAGAAGTTGTGTGAGTTAGCCGGCGAAGGAGCCATACAACGCAAATGGCTCTATTTCACTGAAGTTGAACGGTTTCCTGGCCTAGACCTGCATACCATTAATGCCCTGTGGTGGTTGCATTCAGGCGGAAAATTTGGTTTCTCGGTACAGCGAAAGCTTTGGCTCTCCGTTGGCAAGGACTTCACTAAGCTCTGGCCTAAAATCGACTGGAAAAATGGCAATAGTTGGACAAAATACCCCGCTGGTTTTACCTGGGATCTCTCGGCACCGGCGGGCCATTTGCCCCTACTGAATCAGTTACGAGGGGTGCGGGTCGCGGCCTCTCTCTATGGCCATCCCGTCTGGTCGGAATACCAATGGTAATTTTTATCGGGATGCGCGAGCAATACTCCTCTGTGCGCGAGGGGAAGAATATCAGAGACTAACGATGCCCGACCATTGGACATTTTTGGCCCCGGTGCGGCGGTAGGAAAAGAAATGGTCGGGATTTTTGTAGGTGCAGTAGGGAGCAATAGATAATTGTTCTGGTTTGAGACCAAGGTTTGTCAGTTGCAACTGATTAATACAACGCACATCGAGGCGGTAATGGTCTGGCTTGGTATCGGGTAAAAGAGGTGGCTCAGCTAGAGTCATCAGGCCTGCCAGATAGACATCCTCTGCCAGATCTGCATCCCCAGGATCTTGGGTACTTTTCCCCACCGCCAGGGCCACCTGACGATGCACTTGATAAACTTCTCCGCTAATGGCGGGCCCCAGGGCCACTCGTAGATCGGCTAACTGACTGCCATTCGTTAAAAATCGCTGAACCGTAACGGGCAGAATCCGTTGGGCCGTTCCTCGCCAACCCGCATGAACCGCCGCCACCTGGCCGGTGGTGACATCTCCAATTAGGGCCGGGGTACAATCCGCACTGGCCACCCAAACCGCTTGACGGGCTTGGTCACTCAAGACTCCATCAGCTCCGGGTAATATGGCTTCACTGTCTCCCTGGTGCATCTCGTGGGCAATTTCTTGAGGTGTGAGTACTGTATTGCCATGGACTTGCTTGACCCGAAAAACCTTAGCCTGAGGGTCTAGGGCCATCACCAAGGTTTCCGGCGTCTGGGGTGCAAAGTGCTGGGTAAAAAAACCGTGGGGCCAGGAAGCCAGAAGCTGACAGGTGAGGTAAGGCTTTTCCTGCCAAGTCTGCCATTGCCAAAGGGAGGAATCAGTCATGGGGCCAGAAATCACAAACGTTTCACCGCCCACTCTAGCAGACTCCCTGACTTACCCTGCGTTGAGGGGCTGCAACTGCCAATGGCCCCCCTCTAGAATTTCTAGACACTGACGATGGTAGCGGGTCAGGCTCGTGCGATGGCCAACGCTGACGTAGGTAGTCCCCAACTGCTCCAGGGCCTGATAAAGACGTTCTTCGTTATGAATATCCAGGGCACTGGTGGCCTCATCCAAGATGGCGTAGCAGGGCCGACTGACTAAAACGCGGCCCAGGGCCACCCGCTGTTGTTCTCCCAAGGACAGCACATTTTCCCAGTTTTCCTCCGCCGCAAAGCCGCCAAACCGCTGGGCCAGATCTGGCAAATTGACCGTTTGCAAGACCCATTGCAGAAAATCCTCATCAGCCTGTTGTTCGGGATTGGGATAGAGGAGTTGTTCCCGCAGACTGCCACGAATCATGTAGGGCCGCTGAGGTAAAAAGAGCATTTCGTGCAAGGCCGGCCGTTCGATCAGGCCCTGGCCCGTATTCCAAAGACCCGCAATGGCCCGCAGGAGAGAACTTTTTCCCGTTCCACTGGCCCCCATGATCAGTAAATGTTGCTGGGGCCCTACGGTTAAGGACAGGTCACGGATCAGACGACGGGAGGAATTAGGTGGCTGGAGCGTCAGGTTGGTTAACTGGAGAGTCGGCGCAATCTGGGTGAGGATTACCGGCGCAACTTCTGGAGATGTCTCCGGGTCGGGTTCCGCTAGGGATTCATAAAATTCCCCTAGACGGTTAATGCTAGCAGCAAATTCCGTAATCCCCTGAATTTGGTTTGTTACTAGAGACAGGGCCGATAACACCTGGCCAAAGGCGAGACTGGCCTGAGAAATGGCCCCAAAATCCAGTTTGCCCGATAGGTATAATGGGGCCACGATGATGTAGGGAATTAAACTCGTAAAGTAGTTATAGCCCAGTTGGAAAAGACTAATTAAAGACTGCCAAATAATCAGTAAATCGAAGTTGCGAATGGCCTGGAGGAGACGGGTCAGTACCTGCTCCCGTTCTAAATTTTCCCCTTGATAAAAGGCAATGGATTCGGCATTATCCCGCACCCGGACTAGGCTATAACGAAAATTTGCTTCCAGTCGTAATTGTTCATAATTAATCCGAATCAGGCGCGTCCCAATGGCAATGGCAATGGCCGTTCCGAAGACCGCATAGCCCACCAGGCCCCAGGTCAGGGCCTTGGATAAATTAAACAAAATGGCCGTGAAAGAAAGCAGAGTCAGGATAGAATCCAGAATATCCAATAAAAAATCGAGGGTAACGCTGGTAAAGGATTTGACATCCTGGGTAATCCGTTGGTCGGGGTTATCCAATTCGGTATTAACCGCATTGGAATCAAGACGATAATAGGCTCGTTGGTGAAAGTAACGATTCAGAAAATGTTGGGTTAACCATTCCCGCCAGAGTAGACCCAGCTTTTGCCGCAGGTAGCGATAGGCCACAATAATCGGAATGGCCAGAACAATCACCAAACCATAAGTCCAAAGGAACTGCCAAAAAACATCACTTTCTTTCTGGTTCAGGGCTGTATCGATAAACCGAAAGACAAAACTGAGGATGACATTCAGGCCATTAACCACAAACAGCAGGAACAGTAACAGTCCTAATAGAAGCCATTGCAGCCAGCGTTGACGAAGTTTAGACCGCTGAGAAAAAAAGGCACTGGCGGCCAGGGCCAATAGGCCAAGAAAAATTAAGGGTAGAGGCGATTTTAAAATTTGTTCAACCTGTGTAACCAGGCCCTGGGCCCCATTGCTAAAAAAAGCAGGAAATAGAGCCTTTCCTGCCAGGGTCAGGCCAATCGTCAGGAAAAAAGTCAGGCTAATAACAGTAATTAATAAGACAACAATAAGACCCAGAAAAATACGGGTTTGCTGATTGCCAACCGGAAAAAAATAGGGCTGGGAGCTTTCAATGAAGCGCCACCACAGTTTCTGATTAAATTGAAATTTCGTTTGGGACATACTTTAGGATTTGCGAATGACCGGATTGTCTAGTGGGGGACTGGAGGCAAGCCCAGCAATGGGAATAGCGGAATTCGATCTACTTTATCCTAAGGGTTATACGCCAATCATCATTAAAACCCATGTCTGACAAGTATTAAAGAACATCCTTACGTTTTTGTAGCCAAAAGGCGATCACCGAATACAGCAAAGCATGGAGCATCAGCAGTTGCCAGTTTAGGCTGAGGTTATGCCAACTGGGGTCATAGACCGCTGTGATCTTAAAGGGCGGGGCGATCTCGCGACCGTCGGGGAGTTGGATGGGGGCGGGAACCAGTCGGTTAATATCCACCAAAGCCCCGTAGGCCCCCACTGACCAGCGACTAATGGTCAACCAGGACAAATATTTACTGATTAATCCCTCGGTTTTGAATAGAACCCCAGAGAAAATAATTTGAGGCAAAAGCAAGATCGGCAGGGCACTGTTGGCTTGGGTGCTATTTTTTACCAGGCTGGAGATCATTAAGCCCAGGGCCATGGCCGCAAAGAGCGTTAAGAAACTGGTAATACTGACCCCCAGTAACCAAGAAACACTCCAGGATTCTGGTGCAGAAAAGCCCCAGGCAATCGCCGCGACCATAAAGACCGTTTGCAGGAGGGCCAGTCCGGCCAGGATCACGACTTTGGAACAGAGGTAAGCAAGGAGATTGAGATTCACCAAGCGTTCCCGCAGATAAATATCGTTTTCTTTAACAATTTCCTGCAGAGAACTGGCTAGGCCAACCCAGATGGCCGCACAGGTGAAAACAAAGACTACCGTTTGGGCCAAGGGGGCCAGGGCCGGATTCTCTTCTGTTCCTAGAACAAAAGGTTCTTTTTGCCGGATGGCCAGGTCAATCAGCAGAATACTGATGGGGGCCGTTACCAAAGTAGTGCCGACGCTAACCGGGTCTCGCACCAAGAGTTGAAAATAGCGTTGGCAAAGGATCGCCGTTTGCTGAAAAAAGTTGGCTTTGACCTGTTCGGGATGAGCTTGACTAGCCTGGGAGGGGTCAATGGCGAGGCGTTCATCAATATATTTCTTCTGGTAGGGAGACTGTTGATAGCGGCTGGCGGTGGCCAGGACGGCTCCTGGATTATCCAGTTGGATATAAATATCGGCAAAATCGCCGCCGTTCAGCGCAAAAAATTGGGCGGCATCGCTAAAATCGCCAAAATAGCAGAGATTGCCTCCCTGACCCAGAAATACCAGGCGATCACAGAGATTAATGTTACTGGTGGCATGGGTGACGAGGATAATGGTGCGTCCTTGGTCGGCAAGTTTCCGCAGGAGTTGCATCATCTTTTTGTCCAAGCCGGGGTCGAGGCCAGAGGTGGGTTCATCCAGGAAGAAGAGTTTCGGGTCAACCAGCAGTTCGACGCCAATGGAGACCCGTTTGAGTTGGCCGCCACTGAGATTTTTGACCAACACCTCCCGCTGTTCCTGCATTTCAATCTGTTCTAGGGTCTGGTCAATCACCCCATCAATGTCGCTATCAGCCGGGAGACGCAGTTGGGCCGCATAGCGCAGGACTTCTTCGACCCGCAGTTCCCGATGCACAATGTCTTTTTGAGGGACGTAACCGATCTGGTTGCGGTAGATATTGAAGTTGTTGCGGAGGTCTTCACCATTGAGATAGACTACGCCCTGAGTGGTGGGTTCAATGCCTAGCAGGGTGCGCATCAAAGTGGATTTACCGGCCCCGCTCCCCCCGACAAGGGCCACTAACTGCCCCGGCTCGATAGGTAGAGAAATATGGTTAAGTAAGGTAATTTCTTCGTTTTGCTTATTCTTAACCACCCGCAGAATATTTTGGGCATCTAGGCGGATATGGTCTCCCCGGTCGGCGATCGCCAGATGATTATTTTGTAGAACCAGCGTGAAGGGGGCAATTTTGATAATGGCACCGTCGTTGAGGTGAATTTTGCCCTTAACTTTGACATCATTGACGAAAATGCCATTGGTACTATAGTCGTGCAGAAGATAGTGATTGGGTTCTAGGTAATCCAGAACAGCGTGTTTACGCGAAACGGTGGGGGCCAGCAACTGTAGATTCGCGCCGGGGTCGCGGCCAATGACCGTGGACTTTTGAGCAACGGAAACGGCATTGAGAGCGGAAACAGAACGACTGGAGCTACTGCGGGGAGAAGCTAGAAATTTAAGGGTGATCAGAATCTGAAAGTTTTGCCCAATTTTGATCAGGTCGCCATCCTGGAGGCAATAGCCTAAGTCGTGAGTGATGAGATGATTGTTGATGAATAAGCGATTACGGCTGGGCTGGCGGCGATCGCCGTCGAAGATGTGGTAGCGACCGTTAATTTCCAGTAGGGTGGCCTGGCAACGACTAATCACGCCCCAATCCGGGGGGACGAGCAGATCTGCTAGCTGGGGGTCTCGACCAAGAATATGCTGGCGTTGCGTTAGAACAAAAGGAGAGCAGGTTTGCCCTTGATTATTGAGGATTAAGATAGGTCGATCAATCTGTGGCATTGGTCACACGTTATCAAGATAGTTTCTCGCAAAATTCAGCATTTCTTCAGCCTGGGCAATAACGGCTTCCGCTTCTTCTAGGGTAATTTCAATGTTGATGCTGTAATCCGTCACAGTTCGGAGCTTCTGGGCTTCAATCAGGTAGCGGTGATACTGTTGTGGAACCTTACCTGTTTTCGATAAGTACTTGCCGAAAGCGGCAATCACACCAGAATGCTTGGAGAAGCTCAAATTTTCTCTCTCTAGTAAGGCAGTCGCAACATAAAACATGGCATAGTAAGCCCTAGAGATTGCAAATTCAGGGGTTCCCAACTGGTTGATTTGTTTTGCAACTTCTAAACT contains:
- a CDS encoding flavin reductase family protein, with the protein product MLDEQAKKTLLRKIPHGLFICGVKDGDEFNGFTASWVMQASFEPPLVVNCVRKDSGSNAMIQNSGVFTLSFLEEGQKDIAAQFFKPKRRVGNKFEDLAADDAPATGCPVLQDCLGYVECRVVGQVEHGDHTVFVGEVIGAKVHRDGNPLLLESTGWQYGG
- a CDS encoding HEPN domain-containing protein gives rise to the protein MTSVPHEFLKKANKSLEVAKQINQLGTPEFAISRAYYAMFYVATALLERENLSFSKHSGVIAAFGKYLSKTGKVPQQYHRYLIEAQKLRTVTDYSINIEITLEEAEAVIAQAEEMLNFARNYLDNV
- the nspC gene encoding carboxynorspermidine decarboxylase gives rise to the protein MLTEAQLNQIPSPCYVMEAAKLAHNLSIFERVQNEAPVEVMLALKGFALFHSFPLMRSVLAGASASSLWEAQLAAEEFGKEVHVYAPAYRAQDLPAIVPLATHITFNSLTQYERFAPLLAQGQAKAGLRINPEYSPVQTALYNPCVPGSRLGVRAKQLGEKLPPGITGFLSHNLCESDSFALEKTLSQIEQLFGPWLEQIHWLNLGGGHLMTRQDYQVDHAIQVLQAFNQRHPHLRLILEPGSAIVWETGFLVSTVEDLIPTPDFTHVMLDVSFTAHMPDCLEMPYQPRIRGSHLPQTGDLCYRLGGSSCLAGDFLGDYAFAQPLQIGDRLIFEDMMHYTLVKTTMFNGVPHPAIGLWQIDNTFKLWREFTYQDYRSRMG
- a CDS encoding phenylpyruvate tautomerase MIF-related protein yields the protein MPFLKIQTALPLEAIASSVEPLLAELSQKLAQHLGKPEAYVMTSFEPSFKMTFAGSFAPTCYLEVKSVGTMSPAQTQAMSRDFCTIVQRHLAIPPDRTYIEFNDAKGSMWGYNGTTF
- a CDS encoding ABC transporter ATP-binding protein/permease, which codes for MSQTKFQFNQKLWWRFIESSQPYFFPVGNQQTRIFLGLIVVLLITVISLTFFLTIGLTLAGKALFPAFFSNGAQGLVTQVEQILKSPLPLIFLGLLALAASAFFSQRSKLRQRWLQWLLLGLLLFLLFVVNGLNVILSFVFRFIDTALNQKESDVFWQFLWTYGLVIVLAIPIIVAYRYLRQKLGLLWREWLTQHFLNRYFHQRAYYRLDSNAVNTELDNPDQRITQDVKSFTSVTLDFLLDILDSILTLLSFTAILFNLSKALTWGLVGYAVFGTAIAIAIGTRLIRINYEQLRLEANFRYSLVRVRDNAESIAFYQGENLEREQVLTRLLQAIRNFDLLIIWQSLISLFQLGYNYFTSLIPYIIVAPLYLSGKLDFGAISQASLAFGQVLSALSLVTNQIQGITEFAASINRLGEFYESLAEPDPETSPEVAPVILTQIAPTLQLTNLTLQPPNSSRRLIRDLSLTVGPQQHLLIMGASGTGKSSLLRAIAGLWNTGQGLIERPALHEMLFLPQRPYMIRGSLREQLLYPNPEQQADEDFLQWVLQTVNLPDLAQRFGGFAAEENWENVLSLGEQQRVALGRVLVSRPCYAILDEATSALDIHNEERLYQALEQLGTTYVSVGHRTSLTRYHRQCLEILEGGHWQLQPLNAG
- a CDS encoding serine/threonine phosphatase, translating into MLICPQCHSENPNRNHFCQKCGTSLTHYPCPDCGNNVLLSEALCGNCGAVTGKILTILFHTTHLEREFTPDCLELYEGHIDIGQRYRIFRMSENSDTIPCLDLDPANRQLVSQVVDCQPLQPSILKILLSQAASLLERIPNLTTEEVLADPLWQNLGLPVSALPYFKLRELGPKLPEVYDAWSEGNSEFVLLLDRHRWPLLEECLQHEGLPILQLVFWINQGLLLWKALAPLGFAQSLLTSENIRIDEDQNLALIRLYADPTPPPTLGDFAQQLKTQFTQPPQVLPPSFLAILEQLIEAEDNNVDGALAAIEVLVNHLEPEPDDEPTSANPPDIFADFEAIQEEESSFNESPSTIPDTNLNLDEEVDDLPTAVLPMQLMSLSEAGYTDRGTKRAHNEDYFGVSTQLDVCRNNHGKTVKARGVYIVCDGMGGHAAGEVASELAVKTLQEFFRHHWQDQFPSTTQISEAIALANQAIYTINQANASSGSGRMGTTMVMALIQDNTVAIAHVGDSRIYRVTRKSGLEQLTIDHEVGQQAIQNGLDPVIAYSRPDAYQLTQALGPHDNAFVQPDIRLLELEEDSLLLLCSDGISDNDLLESYWETYLLPLLSSSQDLERGLRKLMEFANEYNGHDNLTGVLIRVKVRPQIPIEVW
- the pgeF gene encoding peptidoglycan editing factor PgeF codes for the protein MTDSSLWQWQTWQEKPYLTCQLLASWPHGFFTQHFAPQTPETLVMALDPQAKVFRVKQVHGNTVLTPQEIAHEMHQGDSEAILPGADGVLSDQARQAVWVASADCTPALIGDVTTGQVAAVHAGWRGTAQRILPVTVQRFLTNGSQLADLRVALGPAISGEVYQVHRQVALAVGKSTQDPGDADLAEDVYLAGLMTLAEPPLLPDTKPDHYRLDVRCINQLQLTNLGLKPEQLSIAPYCTYKNPDHFFSYRRTGAKNVQWSGIVSL
- a CDS encoding GUN4 N-terminal ARM-like repeat domain-containing protein, whose protein sequence is MSSPLPDAASDLAQLSDQLNQGAEKSQRQVIAQLAALGEVGWPLLQDFLKTNYSDTPKLAMAEAYQALRLVEQEAVQEFLNTQFPLGIFPLKSARNIDYRPLQMALAQQEFELADNLTREKLCELAGEGAIQRKWLYFTEVERFPGLDLHTINALWWLHSGGKFGFSVQRKLWLSVGKDFTKLWPKIDWKNGNSWTKYPAGFTWDLSAPAGHLPLLNQLRGVRVAASLYGHPVWSEYQW
- a CDS encoding ATP-binding cassette domain-containing protein, which produces MPQIDRPILILNNQGQTCSPFVLTQRQHILGRDPQLADLLVPPDWGVISRCQATLLEINGRYHIFDGDRRQPSRNRLFINNHLITHDLGYCLQDGDLIKIGQNFQILITLKFLASPRSSSSRSVSALNAVSVAQKSTVIGRDPGANLQLLAPTVSRKHAVLDYLEPNHYLLHDYSTNGIFVNDVKVKGKIHLNDGAIIKIAPFTLVLQNNHLAIADRGDHIRLDAQNILRVVKNKQNEEITLLNHISLPIEPGQLVALVGGSGAGKSTLMRTLLGIEPTTQGVVYLNGEDLRNNFNIYRNQIGYVPQKDIVHRELRVEEVLRYAAQLRLPADSDIDGVIDQTLEQIEMQEQREVLVKNLSGGQLKRVSIGVELLVDPKLFFLDEPTSGLDPGLDKKMMQLLRKLADQGRTIILVTHATSNINLCDRLVFLGQGGNLCYFGDFSDAAQFFALNGGDFADIYIQLDNPGAVLATASRYQQSPYQKKYIDERLAIDPSQASQAHPEQVKANFFQQTAILCQRYFQLLVRDPVSVGTTLVTAPISILLIDLAIRQKEPFVLGTEENPALAPLAQTVVFVFTCAAIWVGLASSLQEIVKENDIYLRERLVNLNLLAYLCSKVVILAGLALLQTVFMVAAIAWGFSAPESWSVSWLLGVSITSFLTLFAAMALGLMISSLVKNSTQANSALPILLLPQIIFSGVLFKTEGLISKYLSWLTISRWSVGAYGALVDINRLVPAPIQLPDGREIAPPFKITAVYDPSWHNLSLNWQLLMLHALLYSVIAFWLQKRKDVL
- a CDS encoding energy-coupling factor ABC transporter ATP-binding protein; this encodes MPAAITAQDLSFAWTPEQPILNGCSLEVPQGQFWMLLGTNGSGKSTFLRLLAGLLKPTAGRVFLQQPVGFVFQNPDHQLVMPTVGADVAFGLVAENLSPQQVRGRVAEALNAVNLLDLERRPIYALSGGQKQRIAIAGAIARHCEVLLLDEPTALLDADTQQELVLQVQRLVKHRGLTALWVTHRLEELDYCDGAFLLEQGRVIAQGDPQKLKAKMIELELAKTP